One genomic segment of Aquamicrobium lusatiense includes these proteins:
- a CDS encoding DUF1636 family protein — MDSNPAACETGQSGNRTSGTTIIVCISCRDASGSDAHPRAGEKLAEDARRAAAGQPVEVRTVECLGNCKRRLSASILHDGAWSYVFGDLAEDSGADLVTGACQLANAEDGKIPWRGRPDSLKRGLVARIPPLTLLKDQS, encoded by the coding sequence TTGGACAGCAATCCCGCCGCCTGCGAAACCGGCCAGTCCGGCAACCGGACCAGCGGCACCACGATCATCGTCTGCATTTCCTGCCGCGACGCCAGCGGCTCGGATGCGCATCCGCGCGCCGGTGAGAAGCTGGCCGAGGACGCGCGCCGTGCCGCCGCCGGCCAGCCGGTCGAGGTGCGCACGGTGGAATGCCTCGGCAACTGCAAGCGCCGCCTCAGCGCCTCCATCCTGCACGATGGCGCATGGAGCTACGTCTTCGGCGACCTCGCCGAGGACAGCGGCGCCGATCTGGTGACCGGCGCGTGTCAGCTGGCCAACGCCGAAGACGGAAAAATTCCGTGGCGCGGCCGCCCCGACTCACTCAAGCGCGGCCTTGTCGCGCGCATTCCTCCCCTGACCCTTCTGAAGGACCAATCATGA
- the cobW gene encoding cobalamin biosynthesis protein CobW: MTTNATRVPCTVVTGFLGAGKTTLIRNLLEQSAGKRLALIVNEFGDVGVDGEILKGCGIDTCPEENIVELANGCICCTVADDFVPALDQILSRTPKVDHILIETSGLALPKPLVQAFQWPTVKSRVTVDGVIAVVDGPALAEGKVASDMDALAAQRAEDESLDHDDPIEEVFEDQVACADLIILSKNDLLDEAGADRARRIVDAHIGPAVKVVPSEHGKVDPSILLGLGLAVEDDIENRKSHHDGVGDHEHDDFDTFIVDIASVTDPEDLAHRIAAAAEQQDVLRVKGFVDVAGKPMRLLVQAVGPRVNHYYDRAWTAQDERRSRLVVIGLKGLDQPAIEKILAG; the protein is encoded by the coding sequence ATGACCACAAACGCCACCCGCGTGCCCTGCACCGTCGTCACCGGCTTCCTCGGCGCCGGCAAGACCACGCTGATCCGCAACCTGCTCGAACAATCCGCAGGCAAGCGCCTCGCCCTCATCGTCAACGAGTTCGGCGATGTCGGCGTCGATGGCGAAATCCTGAAAGGCTGCGGCATCGACACCTGTCCCGAGGAAAACATCGTCGAACTGGCCAATGGCTGTATCTGCTGCACGGTTGCCGACGATTTCGTGCCGGCGCTCGACCAGATCCTGTCGCGCACGCCGAAGGTCGATCACATCCTGATCGAGACCTCTGGCCTCGCTTTGCCGAAGCCGCTGGTGCAGGCCTTCCAGTGGCCGACGGTGAAAAGCCGCGTCACCGTGGACGGCGTCATTGCCGTGGTCGATGGTCCGGCCCTTGCCGAGGGCAAGGTCGCCTCCGACATGGACGCGCTTGCCGCCCAGCGCGCAGAGGACGAGTCGCTCGACCATGACGACCCGATCGAAGAAGTCTTCGAGGATCAGGTGGCCTGCGCCGACCTCATCATCCTCTCCAAGAACGACCTGCTCGATGAAGCTGGTGCGGATCGCGCCCGCAGGATCGTCGATGCCCATATCGGACCGGCGGTGAAGGTGGTTCCGTCCGAGCACGGCAAGGTCGATCCCTCGATCCTGCTCGGCCTCGGCCTCGCCGTCGAGGACGACATCGAAAACCGCAAGTCGCATCATGATGGCGTCGGCGATCACGAGCACGACGATTTCGACACCTTTATCGTCGACATCGCTTCCGTCACCGATCCCGAGGACCTCGCCCACCGCATCGCCGCTGCAGCCGAGCAGCAGGACGTGCTGCGCGTCAAAGGTTTCGTGGACGTGGCGGGCAAGCCGATGCGCCTTCTGGTTCAGGCTGTTGGTCCGCGCGTCAATCATTATTATGATCGCGCCTGGACGGCGCAGGACGAGCGCCGTTCGCGGCTGGTGGTGATTGGCCTGAAAGGTCTCGACCAGCCGGCGATCGAAAAGATACTGGCGGGCTGA